From Candidatus Latescibacter sp.:
TCCGAGGCGAGAACGGCATCCTCCACGGAGACATCGCCGCTGATAATGACGCCCGCCGACCTGGCAGCGGAGAATTCGCGCGCCGCCATTTCGAGGGCAGCCGGCCAGACGACCGGTTTCCCGTCCGCTTTCGGTTCGATAAGACGGAAGGGATGATTAATAAGTTCGAGGGCGTAATTCCCCTTGCTGCAGAGTTTTCCGCCGAAGACTGAATCCCTGCGGGCATACTCGAGCCCGGCTGCCTCGCCGAAGCGGTTCTCGATTATGAAAGGGCACCCGAGGGAGCAGAGGATGCAGGATGTCTGAGCGGCATGCTCCATAGTCTTCACCTATGACCCGAATACGTTGGGATAATCCTTGATAAGCGCATAGTTCATGTCGGGGCCGTCCTTGCACAGGTAGTACGGCCCTACGTTGCACCTTCCGCACTTTCCCGTTCCGCAGCTCATGCGCCGGTTCATCGAGATGTAGATTTGCTCCGGCTTGTACCCGATGCCCAGGAGTTTCATGGTGACGAATTTTAGCATTATCTCCGGTCCGCACATCACCGCGTAGCTGTCAGGAATGGAAACATCGAGGTCGTCAAGGATCGTGGTAACCACCCCGACACGGTCTATCCATCCGGGCGCTCCGGTGTCCACCGTGTTCGTGAAAGTAACTTTGTCGATAGCGTTCCACTGCTCATAGGAACTGCGGTATACGAGGTCGCCCGGTGATTTGGCGCCATATTTGATGGATACTTTTTTGTATTGGTCTATCGTGTCGAACAGGACAAATAAAAGCGACCGCAAGGGTGCGAGACCGCAGCCGCCGCCTATCACAAGCACTTCTTTCCCCTTCAGCTTATCAACTGGGTATCCTTTACCGAAAGGGCCGCGCAACCCGACGTTGTCTCCCTCATTCAGTGCATGGAGCGCTTCGGTGACAGTCCCGGCTCTCAAGATGGTAAATTCAAGGGTTTGGAGCCGGTTTGGAGACGACGATGGTGTGAAAGGTCCTTCACCCACTCCGGGGACAGTCAACTGCATGAACTGCCCGGCGATGAAAGGTATCTCACGCGCAGGCCGCACCACGAGAGTCTTTATTGTGGGGGTTTCCACGATAATCCGTTCCACAACTCCTTCCAGCGGCATGTATGGATTGAGATCGCTCATCGTGCCTCCGCTCCCATAAGTTCCTTGTCCAAAGCAGTAAAAACTTTCCGCATATCTATCTTCCCCATGCAGCCCTCGATGCACCGTCCGCAGCCGGAACATGCTTCGAACCCGAAATTCACCGGGTAATACTCAAATTTATGGAGATAGCGATGCCGGAACCGTTCCATAAGCCCCAGCCTCGGCGAGCTTCCGCCCGCCATTCTGGAGTAGCCTGCATACGAGCAGGAATCCCACGCCTTGCTGCGCAGGTACTTCCCGGCGTCCCCTTTCTGGTCGCTGAGCAGGAAGCAATGGCAGGTGG
This genomic window contains:
- a CDS encoding FAD/NAD(P)-binding protein codes for the protein MSDLNPYMPLEGVVERIIVETPTIKTLVVRPAREIPFIAGQFMQLTVPGVGEGPFTPSSSPNRLQTLEFTILRAGTVTEALHALNEGDNVGLRGPFGKGYPVDKLKGKEVLVIGGGCGLAPLRSLLFVLFDTIDQYKKVSIKYGAKSPGDLVYRSSYEQWNAIDKVTFTNTVDTGAPGWIDRVGVVTTILDDLDVSIPDSYAVMCGPEIMLKFVTMKLLGIGYKPEQIYISMNRRMSCGTGKCGRCNVGPYYLCKDGPDMNYALIKDYPNVFGS